In the genome of Nocardioides marmoribigeumensis, one region contains:
- a CDS encoding TetR/AcrR family transcriptional regulator: protein MAGHSGKTDGRQSRWDEHNEARRTAVLDAAIAAIEAAPEGAEVPVADIAARAGLSRTVLYRHFDDRADLDKAIRGRIFEHLQGVLLPRVTLDGTPVEIIQRIVGAYVDWATAHPRLHHVVHQQPLGLPGSPTDQAIGQLARQIRDLIVLGTTVLAFEADDDVQAALDPLVFGFIGMVMAAVHRWLGRADPAPAAEAFTGLLSEAIWMQIHGMAAARGLELDADVPIEQLLAGALESPESEPALESTETP, encoded by the coding sequence ATGGCCGGCCACAGCGGCAAGACCGACGGTCGACAGTCACGCTGGGACGAGCACAACGAGGCCCGTCGCACCGCCGTCCTCGACGCCGCGATCGCCGCGATCGAGGCGGCCCCGGAGGGCGCCGAGGTGCCGGTGGCCGACATCGCCGCCCGCGCCGGGCTCAGCCGCACGGTGCTCTACCGCCACTTCGACGACCGGGCCGACCTCGACAAGGCGATCCGCGGCCGGATCTTCGAGCACCTCCAAGGGGTGCTCCTCCCGCGCGTGACCCTCGACGGCACCCCGGTGGAGATCATCCAGCGCATCGTCGGGGCCTACGTCGACTGGGCGACCGCCCACCCCCGTCTGCACCACGTCGTCCACCAGCAGCCGCTCGGCCTGCCGGGCAGCCCCACCGACCAGGCCATCGGCCAGCTGGCCCGCCAGATCCGTGACCTCATCGTGCTGGGCACGACGGTGCTGGCCTTCGAGGCCGACGACGACGTCCAGGCCGCGCTGGACCCCCTCGTCTTCGGCTTCATCGGCATGGTGATGGCCGCGGTCCACCGGTGGCTCGGGCGAGCCGATCCGGCGCCGGCGGCCGAGGCGTTCACCGGCCTGCTGAGCGAGGCGATCTGGATGCAGATCCACGGGATGGCCGCGGCTCGCGGTCTCGAGCTCGACGCCGACGTGCCGATCGAGCAGCTGCTCGCCGGCGCCCTGGAGAGCCCGGAGTCGGAGCCGGCGCTCGAGTCGACGGAGACGCCGTGA
- a CDS encoding cytochrome P450, whose amino-acid sequence MRGASGVVTLPRHSVRWVLAHGIIRALNAREARRGNPIARLMSDPTARAEPWSTYSGVREQGPVLGEGSFRVTASHAVAAEILRSDAFGVPAANAHFPEPLHSIFLATLSEYDVGPVDPPSLLALDAPDHTRLRRLVARHFTARRVAQLEADVVATTKALLDGLDGLDGLDGLDRPHGDGAVDLVEHFSARLPVAVISRLLGVPDHRRDEVLAWGNEGAKQLDGGLGYREFLGTTRAVTDMHRAMDEHIADLRAHPGDDLLSSVIRSADALPADEQPTAVELRMIALLVLGAGFETTVNLISNAVARLDEHPEEKARCLADESLWDNAVEEVLRHDSPVQLTGRTAVRDTTVEGVAIPAGTTVLIMLGGANRDPAVFADPDRFDVGRAEAGEHLAFSLGAHFCLGAQLARLEARVALRELYSRHPDLRVVGTPVRKQTQVLRGYEHLPVELGPRA is encoded by the coding sequence GTGAGGGGCGCGAGCGGCGTGGTCACCCTTCCCCGGCACTCGGTGCGCTGGGTGCTGGCCCACGGCATCATCCGCGCGCTCAACGCCCGGGAGGCCCGGCGCGGCAACCCGATCGCCCGCCTCATGAGCGACCCGACCGCACGGGCCGAGCCGTGGTCGACGTACTCCGGCGTCCGCGAGCAGGGACCGGTCCTCGGCGAGGGCTCGTTCCGCGTCACGGCCTCCCACGCGGTCGCCGCGGAGATCCTGCGCAGCGACGCCTTCGGCGTCCCGGCGGCCAACGCCCACTTCCCCGAGCCGCTGCACTCGATCTTCCTGGCCACGCTCTCGGAGTACGACGTCGGGCCGGTCGACCCGCCGTCCCTCCTGGCCCTCGACGCCCCCGACCATACCCGGCTGCGCCGCCTGGTGGCCCGGCACTTCACGGCTCGCCGGGTGGCACAGCTGGAGGCCGACGTCGTCGCGACGACGAAGGCGCTGCTCGACGGGCTCGACGGGCTCGACGGGCTCGACGGGCTCGACCGGCCGCACGGCGACGGAGCGGTCGACCTGGTCGAGCACTTCTCCGCCCGGCTGCCGGTCGCGGTGATCTCGCGCCTGCTCGGGGTGCCCGACCACCGGCGGGACGAGGTCCTCGCCTGGGGCAACGAGGGTGCCAAGCAGCTCGACGGCGGGCTGGGCTACCGCGAGTTCCTCGGCACCACCCGGGCCGTGACCGACATGCACCGCGCGATGGACGAGCACATCGCCGACCTGCGTGCCCACCCCGGGGACGACCTGCTGAGCAGCGTGATCCGCTCGGCGGACGCCCTGCCCGCCGACGAGCAGCCGACCGCGGTCGAGCTGCGGATGATCGCGCTGCTGGTGCTGGGCGCCGGCTTCGAGACCACGGTCAACCTGATCAGCAACGCGGTCGCGCGCCTCGACGAGCACCCCGAGGAGAAGGCGCGCTGCCTGGCCGACGAGTCCCTGTGGGACAACGCGGTCGAGGAGGTGCTGCGCCACGACTCCCCGGTGCAGCTGACCGGCCGCACCGCCGTCCGGGACACGACCGTCGAGGGCGTCGCGATCCCGGCCGGCACGACGGTGCTGATCATGCTGGGCGGGGCCAACCGCGACCCTGCGGTCTTCGCGGACCCCGACCGCTTCGACGTCGGTCGCGCCGAGGCCGGCGAGCACCTCGCCTTCAGCCTCGGCGCACACTTCTGCCTCGGCGCCCAGCTGGCCCGGCTGGAGGCGCGGGTGGCGCTGCGCGAGCTCTACTCCCGCCACCCCGACCTGCGCGTGGTCGGCACCCCTGTGCGCAAGCAGACCCAGGTGCTGCGGGGCTACGAGCACCTGCCCGTGGAGCTCGGCCCCCGTGCCTGA